A window from Primulina eburnea isolate SZY01 chromosome 2, ASM2296580v1, whole genome shotgun sequence encodes these proteins:
- the LOC140822963 gene encoding uncharacterized protein, whose translation MPKDGRASFDRARVSPYSCSLKDTGGSSSPLVGDEREWEEARCPICMEHPHNAVLLLCSSQEKGCRPFMCDTSYRHSNCLDQYRKSFSSSTSAGQKYDLICPLCRGCITGWVVKEPARRFMNSKTRCCSLEKCNFSGNYTELRKHARLEHPSDHPSETSAIRQSNWTMLERQLDINDALVYQLDFEDAWDGWPSWDELGDADFWSDGTFFDFPMEEMPDFEADVFGSLPLI comes from the coding sequence GCTTGAAGGACACAGGTGGAAGCTCATCGCCTCTTGTTGGGGATGAAAGAGAATGGGAAGAAGCCCGATGCCCCATTTGCATGGAGCATCCACACAATGCTGTCCTGTTACTATGTTCCTCCCAGGAGAAAGGTTGTCGCCCTTTCATGTGCGACACGAGCTACCGACACTCAAATTGCCTTGATCAATATCGAAAGTCATTTTCATCTTCAACGTCGGCAGGACAGAAGTATGACCTCATTTGCCCCCTTTGTCGGGGATGTATCACAGGATGGGTTGTCAAAGAGCCTGCAAGGAGGTTCATGAACTCGAAAACAAGATGCTGTTCTCTAGAAAAATGCAATTTCAGTGGAAATTATACCGAGCTAAGGAAGCATGCTAGACTTGAACACCCCTCTGATCATCCATCAGAAACCAGTGCAATCCGGCAATCAAACTGGACAATGTTGGAGCGACAACTAGATATCAATGATGCACTTGTGTACCAGTTGGATTTTGAAGATGCTTGGGATGGGTGGCCTAGCTGGGATGAGTTGGGGGATGCTGATTTTTGGAGTGATGGAACCTTTTTCGATTTCCCTATGGAAGAAATGCCTGATTTTGAAGCTGACGTGTTTGGGAGTCTACCTCTAATCTGA